Within Vicia villosa cultivar HV-30 ecotype Madison, WI linkage group LG1, Vvil1.0, whole genome shotgun sequence, the genomic segment aatacaaaacaaactattgcaatgcttgcaatatctaaacaacaatccccggtaacggcgccattttgttgaaagagtattgtggtgtacttttcgttatatatcgtatccacagggattattgtgatatcaccgccgttctatagcctattttgtcttgagttaatgttactttagttttaggtttgtaaaagatcattcaattcactttagtagcaaagagtaaattaatgaaagttctaagttaaagaaaatgtatcaagattcgatttcatcgacctaaatttgtatgtttccttataaatagatgcttatgaacttgctaacgatcaatataattacgtatcgacacctatatcgtccgtgtccgcaacgatatagttagatttaccgtgtTGTTTAACCGACggtttctccaccgtttaaacaatacaaataacgttttaaaaccgatacttagtaaacatcaaactctaaatccatgtttgcaacttatagtttgaaagatgatgagttaggtctagatacaaacattgatgtctcaaacatttataccaaagaaaagctttattaaacaaactaaaccatctatattgatcattacttgttcatacacatatattcataagaaaaacatacaaaaagctaggaagattacatcttatcttgatacaaaagggatttagctatccatgagaatggtagcttgcataagaaggaaaggatgaagatcaacaagcatcaaaggcgattaatcgacgatcaaggctttcaatcttcaattctatgtttgctacagtgtattatgctcttggttctctctaaaatatctctacatacttcaaaagtgatctggcccataaacaaataaacaaagtttcgcagaccgcgcttagcgcggtgcagcccgctaagcgcgctatcaataatttcttaaaccgcccaaccgcgctaagcgggctccagacctcgcttagcgcggaactctctgccagaacttccttcttttcttcaaaaacgcgcttagcgggctcaacctcgcttagcgcgctacctcttttcagcaatccttggctttggtcttggaacatcttcaaagtgctttttccatggtccaagcttccaattatctataaaaactacaaaatccaacatagattgcaaagataagaactattcaacaataatataaatataagaataaatatataccaaatgacaataaaatactactattaaccacaaaaagacttgagagttaccaaaaattacctaagatatttacacaaattggtaactaacacttagtacccaaagctttctgcaaaccttcccagaacttagacgtaaacctcggatctctgtctgacacgatacttgaaggaataccatgcagactcactatcttcttaatatataattgagccagcttctccatcggataatccattcttaccggtatgaaatgtgcagacttcgttaacctatccaccacgacccagatagcttcacaatttctgacagttctcggcaaacccgagacaaaatccatcgatatgctatcccatttccactcaagaataaacatcggttgcataaacccagatggtttctgatgctcaattttttacttctgacacgtcaaacaagaatacacaaactcagcaatttttttcttcattccaggccaccaaaatagctttttcaaatcatgatacatcttggtagcaccaggatgaatgcttaacccactacggtgtccttcttccaaaatacgttttCGAAGTTCAGCAATATCAAGAACACAAACCCGGTCACCTAACCTCAGTACACCGTTCTCGTCAACCCTGAATTCAcaactcttgccttgattaattaAAGTCAATTTATCGATCAATTCGAcgtcagctttctgaccttctctaatttcttcaagaataccactagtcagctttagcatacccagttTAACACTAGTAAGAGTACCtccacacaccaaactcaagtctctgaattgttcaatcaagtccaattccttcaccatgagCATAGACCTATGTAAAGTCtttctactcaatgcatcagccacgacgTTGGCCTTAccaggatgataattcaaaccaaaatcatagtctttaaggaattctaaccaccttctctgcctcatattcagctctttttgatcaaagagatacttcagactcttgtgatcactgaacacctcaaacctcgaaccatacaaataatgtcgccacagcTTCAAAAcgaaaaccacagctgccaactctaaatcatgagtcggataattcctttcatgcactttgagttgtctcgacgcataagtgaccacttgttgattttgcatcaatacaccacctaaacccatcagcgatgcatcacaatagACCATAaacgattctgtcggattcggaaaaatcaagataagagcactagtcaacctcctcttcagttcttggaatccttcttcacactttgtatcccaaataaaagcttgacccttcctggtcaatttagttaacggcaatgctaatttcgaaaatccttctataaacttcctgtaataacctgcaagaccaagaaaactacgaatctctgacactgacttcggcgctTCCCACTAAGATACAacctctatctttgtaggatcaacaacaataccattcttagaaatcacatgtccaagaaaactgacctcttccaaccaaaattcacacttcgacagtttggcaaaaagttgcttctctttcaacaactcTAACACAGTTCTaagatgttctgcatgttcttcctcactcttagaatatatcaggatatcatctataaataccactacaaacttgtcgagataaggatgaaagatcctgttcatatattccataaagacaccaggtgcattagtaactccaaacggcattacagaatactcgtaatgtccataccttgttctaaaagcagacTTCTGAatgtcgtcatctttcacacgaatttggtgatacccagacctcagatcaatcttactaaatacacatgctccaaccagttgatccatcaaatcatcaatccttggcaatggataccgattcttgatagtaaccttgttcaattgtctgtaatccacataCAGCCTCATTggaccctctttcttcttcactagtaacacaggcgcaccccacggagaaacactaggacgaatgaatttcttctcaagcaattcttccaactgcttcttcaattcagccaattcagactgcgacatacgatacggtgccatcgacactagactagttcccggaaccaaatcaatagaaaactctacttccctttctGGTGGTAACTCATTCacctcttctggaaaaacttctggaaactcacataccactggtagttcgtTACTCGCCACTTTCCCTTTCAAAtccatcaatgcaaacaacataaacactgttgcaccatccccgatagcctcattcacctgtctagctgtcatttccagattatcaggactaacctcttcaggaaaaattaccgtctttgcaaagtagttgatatgaacacggttgaattccaaccagttcattcccgggattacatcgagttgtttcaacggaaggcacactaagtccatcccgaattctctaccaaaaatgtcaaccgggcaattcaagcatgcagacaaagtagttactgaacccgacgcaggagtgtcaataaccatacttccatttatgtcagatatctctagattcaacctcgtagcacaatccaaagaaataaaagaatgagttactccagtatcaataatcgcaactaaaggtgtgccatgaatgaaacacgtacctttaatcaatctgtcttctggagtagtctctgaccctgtcaaagcaaaaacctttccccccgcttggttcttctttggcttggtacaagtcggactaatgtgaccctcttcaccacagttgtagcaagtcacaaccctcttcttacaatcagTAGCAATGTGGCCCACTTGGTCAcatttgtaacacttcttctaaTCAAGCTTGCACttgttcctacgatgtcccatctcaccacaattatagcatctgatacgagcactggaatctcccccactgggtttcttccaatcagcagacttacctctaccatatggcttacctctatccataggcttcttaccattcctgtcaaccaactcgcgagagtgagatgacttcagcttgatgttatcctcctcaaaaatcctgctacaatccactaagtcaacaaacctccgaatcctctggtacctaatgccctgcttgatctcatcacgaaggccattctcaaatttgtAACATTTTGAGAATTCACTGGCTTCATCATTATTGtaatgcacatagtactttgccagttccacaaactttgcagcatactctggtaccgtcatattaccttggaccagctccagaaattcaatctcttttctgcccctgacatcctcaggaaaataccttctcagaaattcccttttgaatatagcccaagtaatttCTATACCATCAGTATCAAGTTCAGCTCTGGTtgccaaccaccagtcatcagcttcctcagacagcatgtgtgtaccatacctcaccttgaggttctcagcacaatcaatgactctgaaaattctctcgatctctttcagccacttctgagcaccttcaggatcatgcgtgcctttgaacaatggaggattattccactgaaaattccccaattgcctttcagcaccaatccctgctcctacagcatttcctccaagcacaccagcaatcatgcccagagcctcagcgatagcatcatcatttcttcctcctcttccagccattgttctgcttaaccaTAAACaaccagtcagaacaaaagtatcgacaaataactcgtattagtcgcatacataggaaagactgacactaagactctggtcacaacgaccgactatgctctgataccactattgtaacacccctctaataacccacggcaattaaacaaatattaatcagagtaaatatgcaagaggtgtcacaattcataaaataaataacacacaCGTTCggcacatgtcatgcattcactgaaaaatctgaaattataactcattaattaaaatcatgtttacacagcggaattgaatTATCAAgccaacattcatcattaatgtatcagacttcaaacaacataaaccaatagagttataataaaaactccaaaacaacgcgttcccagtgttacatctaccagagcatgacaccgacactataactaaaaaccgacttatgagttaatcctcaccaagtcgcgccgctatcctcaatctgaaaatgacaacaagtaagggtgagtctcatcacagttaaccaatgttattgcatcataaataacaatatatcatagttatatcattcacccaatcgtttcatattcagacacatcattGTCACACATCTACAACAatcaagtcatcacataacatatattaatcatgttataagaaaaatcatgcatatgtatgaaactgacactatgcatgtggtaccaaacatcaccagtgggaaaacccaccgaccgatctatcatcatccagatacggccctgccagcacagattccacacaatgggaatcttgcccttcactgtatcctctcatcgttaggatacagccctcatcaaatgattatgaatgcatgcaacatatatacaacatactatcatcatcatcatactatgagtagcatcatcttatactcattcatcatcattcatcatcatcatcattaccaagtatgttcaatatacatataattgcatcattcaataaatcaGACAACAATATTTCATACAGATTCATCAGTTTAAAGTCACACGTCATCAGACTTTCAaacatcacaaaacagcaaaatctgcaggtcacgctggccatacgcgtaccaacaggcccaaaaattcacaaaacacacaccatacgcgtatcatacgcgtatggacagaaccatatttccacacaaaacaacatcatacgcgtatcatacacgtatcacTCCCCTatacacgtatcatacgcgtatcacttcCACATACACGTaccatacacgtatcatacgcgtatcacttccccatacacgtatcatacacgtatcacacgtatcatacacgtatcacgcgtatcatacacgtatcatacgcgtatcaacaacatcttcccaaaatctgcaacttacccattcgtcttcctcgcgaattcatctgtacaacctgcgatttgggtctcaaaaccagaaatttcacattctaaacatcatagaattcacccaacatcaatagtatatgattctacaatcgattttactcatcacaacctaaatctactcagttattagggattaacagtcacaattttcaatccaattgatgaacacaaatagaaaaattcagaatatagaatccattgatccaaacaatactcctaatcaacatcattatccataacacgataatagagattaaatagagaatcccccttaccttagataagagttcttgatccttggtctctccctctacagttctccttcacgttcctcgttcccaaaacttctgttctttcacgttctttctttgtttcccaagtcccaattgttttatgaaaataataataaaattagtaaaaggttTATTAAATcaccccccttcttttactatttcctcacatggcccaaatgccataaaccattatttatccattattttcacaaaatccttaataattctaactattaattcaatattccaattaaattaatattaaaattatacgggtgttacaattaAAGTCAATTACCTTATATTAAACACTCTGTCGCCCTAAAACATCAACTTGGGAAGACCCGACATTAATTTGTTAAGAGCGATTATTTCCACCTAATACTAGGTCCTAAAATAACCTCTACCTAGTGGGTGAGTTGAGATATCTCGAGGAGACCAAAAAAGCGGGCAAGAATTTTACCAGGGCATCTTGGTGATGGGAATGGAAGAGCTCGCCCTTGGGGGCCCCTCCATGAAGCACTAGATGTagataggggtgttcaaaaccaaaccaacccaatagaaaaccacaaaccaaatcaaatgaaaattgcaaaaaaacgcatttggtttggatttgtttgggtcatcttttaacaaaaccgtatGGTTCGGTTCGCTTTgtagtttgtattttgtaaactgaACCAAACTGAATCAAattgcattatgttacaacctaacttttacttaactcacatccaacctaAACTTAACCTTATTttaccttaaccttatgattacgaacaattttctcatccttacacatatgatttcagTTTCGATCTTCTCAAATTTCTAATAGCATTATCacatcttctttgcctcatacATTTGccctcttcttctctaatctctactctcttatattctttctttttcaccttctcatttttatgcaaatgtttcctatttcagtttcttttttatcgcatatcttcttctataatctctcaattcttttgtttgttctttttcatcttcactaatccCTCGTCTCTtgtattttttgtttcattataataatttttatattgttttatgctattattttatgtttattattccatttttgtctaatttaatttttagatattaaatggaaagttgtcaaaatatgacgaattttgttgttatttgatagtgtatgaatgttaaatacaaagttatgttgtcatctatatgtgaatgtttggttcaataaaatatttataaaaaactgaaccaaaccgcattggcttgatttggtttggtatggttttttttctaaaagtcaaccgaaccaaaccaaaccgcataattttttctcttgcggttcagatgatttttttcgtcaaaaccgcccaaaccgcaccgcgaacacccctaaatgTATACAATGATAGTTGGAATCCTAGACTAGGCATGAATAATGAGAGGATCACACCCATGAAGGACCTAAAGGAAGTCCTCTTCAGCTCACCAGGTGACAAAGATAAACACCTTTGTTATCGGGGAAGAAGAACACAAGCTAGTGGACAAAGATATTATAAACATCAACTTATTTGCTTGGACCCCCTATGACATGCAAGGAATATACTAAAATTACAAGTATATTTaaataattcacaattttaaagaagatatatttgaataaaataatccATTAATAACTAAGtaataactaatatatatatatatatatatatatatatatatatatatatatatatatatatatatatatatatatatatatatatatttatatatatatatatatatatatatatatatatatatatataatttggaaaattgacaaataaatttttatagcCTAGTGATAAGGGCCTTGGTGATAAAAAGGAGGTAAAGGACTTGAGTTCAAGTTCTACTTGAGACAataatttttaggatttttagaaatttttaattttaataataagttaataagattaaaataaataaaaaagaaaataaatattacgtgaaattaaaaataaaaaaaatattattccacTTCaacatatttgaattttaaaaaactaaaaaataaaaaaaatacacaatCAGCGCGCCACATAAGCAAATGACATGCGCCAATTTTCTAGCAAAGTCTAAAACGGCAGAATCTTTATTTGGTAAGGTTAATTttacaacaaaaaaatttaaagggTCGTAAACCAAAAGTCACCTATATGGTAGGGGCAAAATGGTAATAACTCTTTATTAAATAAGAGACGAAAGTGAAACTCGATATTAAGTTAAAGAACCAAATGATGTATTaagcctattttatttttaagagaGAATATATTTGACTTAGAgactaaaataattaatttaaattacttGACTCACTATCTAACTTTTTACAACTGATGTACATTCCGTGATAGATAAATAGGAAGTTAGGACATTTACCTCAATGTCTTCGGGTTTTTACACAAGATGGGTGTTGACTTCTTCCTTTTTTTCTTATTCGTCTGAAGAGTTCATATCTTTATCATCCCTAGACATGCACACCTTCTTTGTTTCATTTTTaagtcttttaaatttttttagctTTCTTCTAATTTTGAGGGAAATTCGACTTATGTGACATTTTTTTTTCACATTGAAAACAAGTTGATATGAACAAAGAACTTTCTTCATGTTTATGTTGAAAGGTTTTGGGTTTCCTATCATGCTTCATCAACTTCTTAAAATTTCGAACTAATAGATTCATGTTTTCATCAGTTTCTAAATATTTGATTACTTCGGCTTTTAGTgcaataattttcttcttcttgtcaATTGTCACCATATTCATTTTTCAGCCAGCCTATTTTGTTCAATCTCATGTTCCTACCATTTTCCAAACAAGATAATCAAATCCATAAAAGACCAATCTTTAGATTAAGAAACCGCATTGACTTTAGGTTTCTAACTACTGTTTAGGTATTTAAGAACAACTTTACTTAAATATTCATTTAGAAATTTTTTCCCATAGCTCTTAAGTGATTAGCAATATGAATAAATTGTTTTTTCATGTCCTAAATATTTTCCTCAAGTTTCATTCTAAACAATTCATACGCATGGATCAATGTGGTCATTCTAGCCCTTTTAACCACAATTGTACCTTCATTGATAACTTGAAGGGTGACCCATATTTCTTTTCCAGAATTATAGTgagaaacacaaaaaaaaaaaaaaaccattaataCTAAGAGTGAAAGTGATAATAGTTTTAGCTTGCATACTATATGACACATTTTCTTTATCCTCTTTGGTCCAAAATGGGAGTTTGCATGATAAAACCTCGAGGATTCTACATGCCACCCCAGGTTAAATGATAAATGCATAGGGTCTATGTGAGTGCCATGTCAACATGAGAGTTTGCATGATAAAATCTCGAGGATTCTACATGTCACCCCTAGGTTATATTTGACACACcccaaatttaataaaaagactaTTATAACTTTACTCAAAATTTTCACAAATTCATGTTttcaatgaaaattttaaaaaatttggacGATACCGAAAATTTGAATAGCATACTACAAATTCTTTGAAAATAGTAAGTAGAATACCGgaaattgtttgaaaattttagtgGAATACCacaaattttagattttttggtaattcaatttaaaaaaaaaatttccaaaaattttaattgaacAAAATTTCCGATGCAGATGCAGAatggtaaattttaaaatttctaaaaaaattaacgtaacgaaaattttaaataaactacCAGAAGATATTATTGATCGGAGGTGTCAAAAATTTCATtcgaaaaatatattttgtttaaaaatatttttagtattaagaAAAATTTCGGGGTGACATCTTTAACTCCTCTAAAATCTCCAAATAAAATACATGAGTTATGGGTTATGGCCCAAATCACGGCCCAATGTTAGAAGGAGGGTAAGTAAAGCAGCGCCAGCAACAACTTGGTTAAAACACTTTCCTTTCTCCTTCAGCAAGCAACACTTCATCGTTCTGATTCCACTCtaataattcaaaaacaaaagGGATTAGGGTTCCATTCACTACCACGTTAGGGTCTATTCCATTCAGAAAAACCAGAAGAAATCAAACATGGCTCGTAATGAAGAAAAAGCTCAATCGATGCTCAACCGATTCATCACCATGAAAgcagaagagaaaaagaaaccaAAAGAACGCCGTCCTTTTCTCGCCTCCGAGTGCCGCGACCTTAACGAAGCAGATAAATGGCGTCAACAGATTATGCGCGAGATCGGCCGCAAAGTCGCCGAGATCCAAAACGAAGGTCTCGGCGAACACCGTCTCCGTGACCTTAACGACGAAATCAACAAACTCATTCGCGAAAAGGTTCATTGGGAGCGGCGAATTGTCGAACTCGGCGGTCCGAATTACGCTCGACATTCGGCTAAAATGACTGACCTCGATGGAAATATTGTGGATGTTCCAAACCCTAGCGGCCGTGGTCCAGGATATCGGTATTTCGGTGCGGCGAAGAAACTCCCCGGTGTGCGCGAGTTGTTTGAGAAACCACCGGAGCTACGGAAGCGGAGGACTCGATATGATATCTATAAGCGGATCAATGTGGCTTATTATGGTTACCGTGATGATGAGGATGGTATTCTTGAACGCCTTGAGGAACCTGCTGAGGAAGCTATGCGAGATGAAGCGGATGAGGAGTGGCGACGGCTTGATATGATAAAGAAGGAGGCTAGGAAGGCTGTTCGGAGTGGGGAGGTTGCTGAGGTTTCAACTGCTGCTAGGGAGATACTTCATGAGGAGGAGGAAGATGTGGTGGAGGAGGAGAGGATGAAGGAGAGGGAGATGAGGAGGTTGGGTGAGAAAGAGAGGGAATTCATTGTTCATGTGCCGTTGCCGGATGAGAAGGAGATTGAGAAGATGGTGTTGCAGAAGAAGAAGACGGATTTGTTGAATAAGTATGTTAGTGATGTTCTCATGGAGGAGCAGACTGAAGCTAAGGACTTGCTTAACATTCATCGTTAGCTATACGTAAGTTGCTTACATTATTACATGTTGCAGTTGATTTAGATTAGATGCAAACAATATGTAAGTTTGATGTTTTCCAAATGAACTACCTAAGGTTATAAGTTGCATTGGGTGATGTCTTCATTGAGagaattaaaattcattttgttgGAATATTTAGGTTTCTATCACCCAACACAATGATATGTAAATGTTTATGGTTTATTTGGTCGTCAATATCTATATTTATAGTTTGATGTTTGGTTTATTCAtctatgtagcaccgacacctctaaAAAAAAAGCGTGTCCGTCCGATATCGACGCTTGTGATTAcgcttaatttaattattttgttaaattaataCTGTTGTCGTGTTCGAGTGTCTGTGCTTCGTatttctcatattgttttgtGTATCACATAATATAAAAAATGTGTAGTCAATAGTCATTGAAGGTCGGCGGAATAATATTGATTCAATTCTTGCTTGTATTTTGTAATTGACACTTAATGAATGCTTTCCCATGGGATAATTATTCAAT encodes:
- the LOC131628767 gene encoding uncharacterized protein LOC131628767, whose amino-acid sequence is MARNEEKAQSMLNRFITMKAEEKKKPKERRPFLASECRDLNEADKWRQQIMREIGRKVAEIQNEGLGEHRLRDLNDEINKLIREKVHWERRIVELGGPNYARHSAKMTDLDGNIVDVPNPSGRGPGYRYFGAAKKLPGVRELFEKPPELRKRRTRYDIYKRINVAYYGYRDDEDGILERLEEPAEEAMRDEADEEWRRLDMIKKEARKAVRSGEVAEVSTAAREILHEEEEDVVEEERMKEREMRRLGEKEREFIVHVPLPDEKEIEKMVLQKKKTDLLNKYVSDVLMEEQTEAKDLLNIHR